In Hippoglossus stenolepis isolate QCI-W04-F060 chromosome 20, HSTE1.2, whole genome shotgun sequence, the following are encoded in one genomic region:
- the snw1 gene encoding SNW domain-containing protein 1 yields MSLTSFLPSPTQLSQDQLEAEERIQAQKSFSNALVSSLREPPQYGQRKSWVPRALEDFGDGGAFPEIHVAQFPQEMGRKKKTSNALAVQVDAEGKVKYDSIARQGQSKDKVIFSKYTDLLPKEVLNEDTPELQKPDEEAVKELTDKTRAALDKQVSQKIAAAMPVRAADKQAPAQYIRYTPSQQGVAFNSGAKQRVIRMVEMQKDPMEPPRFKINKKIPRGPPSPPAPVLHSPSRKMTVKEQQEWKIPPCISNWKNAKGYTIPLDKRLAADGRGLQTVHINENFAKLAEALYIADRKAREAVEMRAQVEKKMAQKEKEKKEEKLRELAQMARDRRAGIKSHGDKGGEDGEARERDEIRHDRRKERQHDRNILRAAPDKRSKLQRDQERDVSELIALGMPNPRSSSEAQYDQRLFNQSKGMDSGFAGGEDETYNVYDQPFRGNKDMASHIYRPSKNIDKDAYTDDLESLMQNNRFAPGKEFSGADHAQRRDGPVQFEEDPFGLDKFLEEAKQHGGSKRPSTSSRSKDDYHDKKRRKE; encoded by the exons atgtcTCTGACGAG CTTCCTACCTTCGCCGACCCAGCTGTCCCAGGACCagctggaggcagaggagaggatcCAGGCCCAGAAGTCCTTCTCCAACGCCCTGGTTTCGTCCCTCCGAGAGCCCCCTCAATACGGACAGAGGAAGAGCTGGGTGCCGCGTGCACTCGAG GACTTTGGAGATGGAGGAGCTTTCCCAGAGATCCATGTGGCCCAGTTTCCCCAGGAGATGGGCCGGAAGAAGAAGACGTCCAATGCCCTGGCGGTGCAGGTGGATGCAGAGGGAAAGGTCAAATATGACTCCATCGCCAGACAAGGACAGAGCAAGGATAAG GTGATCTTCAGTAAATACACAGACCTTCTGCCAAAGGAAGTGCTAAATGAAGACACCCCAGAGCTACAGAAGCCTGACGAGGAGGCGGTGAAAGAA CTTACAGATAAGACTCGGGCTGCCTTGGACAAGCAGGTGTCTCAGAAGATTGCTGCAGCTATGCCTGTaagagctgcagacaaacaggctCCTGCACAGTACATCAG ATACACCCCATCCCAGCAGGGGGTAGCTTTTAACTCTGGGGCCAAACAGAGAGTGATCCGCATGGTGGAGATGCAGAAAGACCCCATGGAGCCTCCACGTTTCAA gatcAACAAGAAGATTCCCAGAggccccccctctcctcctgcccctgTCTTGCATTCTCCAAGCAGAAAG aTGACAGTGAAGGAACAGCAGGAGTGGAAGATTCCTCCATGCATCTCCAACTGGAAGAACGCTAAG GGCTACACCATTCCTCTCGACAAACgtctggctgctgatggtcgGGGGCTGCAAACGGTTCACATCAATGAAAACTTTGCCAAGTTGGCTGAGGCGCTCTACATCGCTGACAGAAAG GCCAGGGAGGCTGTGGAGATGAGAGCACAGGTGGAGAAGAAGATGGCccagaaggagaaggagaaaaaggaggagaaactgaGGGAGCTCGCCCAAATGGCTCGAGACCGCAGGGCGGGGATCAAAAGTCACGGAGACAAAG GTGGCGAAGACGGCGAGGCCAGGGAACGTGACGAGATCCGCCATGACAGACGGAAAGAGAGACAACACGACAGGAACATTTTGAGGGCAGCTCCTGATAAGAG GTCCAAGCTGCAGAGAGACCAGGAGAGGGACGTCAGTGAACTGATCGCTCTGGGGATGCCCAACCCTCGCTCCTCCTCCGAAGCTCAGTACGACCAGAGACTCTTCAATCAAAGCAAG ggtATGGACAGTGGCTTCGCTGGTGGTGAGGACGAGACGTACAACGTCTACGACCAGCCGTTCCGCGGCAACAAAGACATGGCTTCACACATCTACAGGCCCAGCAAAAATATTGACAAGGACGCCTACACAGATGACCTTGAGTCACTCATGCAAAACAA CCGGTTTGCTCCTGGCAAAGAATTCTCCGGCGCCGACCACGCGCAGAGGCGGGACGGACCAGTCCAGTTTGAAGAGGATCCCTTCGGTTTGGACAAGTTCTTGGAGGAAGCCAAGCAGCACGGTGGCTCTAAGAGGCCCTCAACCAGCAGCCGCTCGAAGGACGACTACCACGACAAGAAGCGCAGGAAGGAGTGA